The Sebastes fasciatus isolate fSebFas1 chromosome 4, fSebFas1.pri, whole genome shotgun sequence genome window below encodes:
- the psma4 gene encoding proteasome subunit alpha type-4 isoform X1 translates to MFTFSVSFQSRRYDSRTTIFSPEGRLYQVEYAMEAIGHAGTCLGILASDGVLLAAERRNIHKLLDEVFFSEKIYKLNEDMACSVAGITSDANVLTNELRLIAQRYLLQYQEPIPCEQLVTALCDIKQAYTQFGGKRPFGVSLLYMGWDKHYGFQLYQSDPSGNYGGWKATCIGNNSAAAVSMLKQDFKEGEMTLSSALALAVKVLNKTMDVSKLSAEKVEIATLTREKGKTCIKVLKQKEVDVLIKKHEVEEAKAEKDKKEKDLKEKDKW, encoded by the exons ATGTtcacattttctgtttcctttCAGTCTCGTCGATATGATTCAAGAACAACCATCTTCTCACCGGAGG GGCGTCTGTATCAGGTCGAGTACGCCATGGAAGCCATCGGCCACGCCGGCACATGCCTGGGAATTTTAGCCAGTGACGGAGTGCTGCTGGCGGCGGAGAGGAGGAACATTCACAAGCTGCTGGACGAAGTGTTTTTCTCAGAGAAAATCTACAAACTCAACGA AGACATGGCGTGCAGTGTGGCGGGAATCACATCAGATGCCAACGTACTGACCAATGAGCTGAGGCTTATAGCACAGAG GTACCTGCTGCAGTACCAGGAGCCAATCCCCTGCGAGCAGCTGGTCACGGCTCTGTGTGACATCAAACAGGCCTACACCCAGTTTGGAG GAAAGCGTCCGTTTGGAGTGTCGCTGCTCTACATGGGCTGGGATAAACACTACGGCTTCCAGCTCTACCAGAGCGACCCCAGTGGAAACTACGGAGGCTGGAAGGCCACCTGCATCGGAAACAACAGCGCT GCTGCCGTCTCCATGCTGAAGCAGGACTTCAAGGAGGGAGAGATGACACTTTCTTCAGCCCTCGCTCTCGCCGTCAAAGTCCTCAATAAAACCATGGACGTCAGCAAGCTGTCTGCAGAGAAAG TGGAGATCGCCACGCTGACCCGCGAGAAAGGCAAGACCTGCATCAAAGTGCTGAAGCAGAAGGAGGTCGACGTGCTCATCAAGAAGCACGAAGTAGAAGAAGCCAAAGCCGAGAAAGACAAGAAAGAGAAAGACCTGAAAGAGAAGGACAAGTGGTGA
- the psma4 gene encoding proteasome subunit alpha type-4 isoform X2 produces MEAIGHAGTCLGILASDGVLLAAERRNIHKLLDEVFFSEKIYKLNEDMACSVAGITSDANVLTNELRLIAQRYLLQYQEPIPCEQLVTALCDIKQAYTQFGGKRPFGVSLLYMGWDKHYGFQLYQSDPSGNYGGWKATCIGNNSAAAVSMLKQDFKEGEMTLSSALALAVKVLNKTMDVSKLSAEKVEIATLTREKGKTCIKVLKQKEVDVLIKKHEVEEAKAEKDKKEKDLKEKDKW; encoded by the exons ATGGAAGCCATCGGCCACGCCGGCACATGCCTGGGAATTTTAGCCAGTGACGGAGTGCTGCTGGCGGCGGAGAGGAGGAACATTCACAAGCTGCTGGACGAAGTGTTTTTCTCAGAGAAAATCTACAAACTCAACGA AGACATGGCGTGCAGTGTGGCGGGAATCACATCAGATGCCAACGTACTGACCAATGAGCTGAGGCTTATAGCACAGAG GTACCTGCTGCAGTACCAGGAGCCAATCCCCTGCGAGCAGCTGGTCACGGCTCTGTGTGACATCAAACAGGCCTACACCCAGTTTGGAG GAAAGCGTCCGTTTGGAGTGTCGCTGCTCTACATGGGCTGGGATAAACACTACGGCTTCCAGCTCTACCAGAGCGACCCCAGTGGAAACTACGGAGGCTGGAAGGCCACCTGCATCGGAAACAACAGCGCT GCTGCCGTCTCCATGCTGAAGCAGGACTTCAAGGAGGGAGAGATGACACTTTCTTCAGCCCTCGCTCTCGCCGTCAAAGTCCTCAATAAAACCATGGACGTCAGCAAGCTGTCTGCAGAGAAAG TGGAGATCGCCACGCTGACCCGCGAGAAAGGCAAGACCTGCATCAAAGTGCTGAAGCAGAAGGAGGTCGACGTGCTCATCAAGAAGCACGAAGTAGAAGAAGCCAAAGCCGAGAAAGACAAGAAAGAGAAAGACCTGAAAGAGAAGGACAAGTGGTGA